The Sesamum indicum cultivar Zhongzhi No. 13 linkage group LG2, S_indicum_v1.0, whole genome shotgun sequence genome contains a region encoding:
- the LOC105155916 gene encoding probable O-methyltransferase 3 yields the protein MGTIKQEPSSELLEAGAHIWNQVFSYINSMSLKCVTELGIPEIIHKHGRPMTLTQLMEALPGVDRAKADHVRRLMRTVVHSGFFVLEKVDSSDEQGYWLTPASRLLMEDHPMSMKAFVLSQLGSVLCEPWQHLSGWFRNTEDRTSFHTTHGMSLWELKEQNPSFGHLFDRGMENDATIVADVITRDCRQVFEGLGSLVDVGGGTGTVAKAIAEVFPQIHCTVLDLAPVIAGLEGTRNLKYVEGDMFEYIPPADAVLLKWLLHDWNDEECVEILKRCKEAIKSNEKRGKVVIIEMVVDDQNSDHKSVETQLFFDTLVMTIADGRERSQKEWAKLFFDAGFSNYKISPLLGLRSIIEVYP from the exons ATGGGAACGATTAAGCAAGAGCCATCCTCTGAGCTACTTGAAGCTGGAGCTCATATTTGGAACCAGGTGTTCAGTTACATAAACTCTATGTCACTAAAATGCGTAACTGAGCTCGGCATCCCCGAGATCATCCACAAGCATGGCCGCCCCATGACTCTCACTCAACTGATGGAAGCTCTACCTGGCGTTGATAGAGCCAAAGCCGACCACGTGCGCCGTCTCATGCGGACCGTCGTGCACTCGGGCTTTTTCGTATTGGAAAAAGTCGATTCATCCGATGAGCAGGGTTATTGGCTTACGCCTGCTTCACGTCTTTTGATGGAAGACCACCCCATGAGCATGAAAGCGTTCGTACTTTCCCAACTTGGTTCGGTCCTATGTGAGCCATGGCAGCATTTGAGTGGATGGTTCCGAAATACCGAGGACCGCACATCATTTCATACCACTCATGGAATGTCACTTTGGGAGCTGAAAGAGCAGAATCCAAGCTTTGGGCATTTGTTTGATCGAGGAATGGAAAATGATGCCACAATTGTGGCCGACGTGATTACCAGAGATTGTAGGCAAGTGTTTGAGGGTTTGGGTTCTCTTGTGGACGTGGGCGGAGGCACTGGAACTGTGGCCAAGGCCATAGCCGAGGTGTTCCCACAAATTCATTGTACAGTGCTTGATCTTGCACCTGTCATTGCGGGATTAGAGGGGACACGGAACTTGAAGTACGTTGAGGGAGATATGTTTGAGTACATTCCTCCAGCAGATGCAGTTCTACTCAAG TGGTTATTGCATGATTGGAACGACGAGGAATGTGTAGAGATCCTGAAGAGATGCAAAGAAGCAATAAAGAGTAATGAGAAAAGAGGAAAGGTGGTGATCATTGAGATGGTAGTCGATGACCAAAATTCCGACCATAAATCAGTGGAAACTCAACTCTTCTTCGACACTTTAGTGATGACTATAGCTGATGGAAGAGAAAGAAGCCAAAAAGAATGGGCAAAACTCTTTTTTGATGCTGGTTTCAGTAACTATAAGATCTCTCCCCTCTTGGGATTAAGGTCTATCATCGAGGTTTATCCCTGA